The following nucleotide sequence is from bacterium.
CGAGGGCTTCATCGTCAAGGAATACTCCCGGGTCTACAGCAATTACCGGGCGAGCGAGTCCTTGGGCGACTATCTCAAGCGCCACAAAATTCCGGGCATCGAGGGCATCGACACCCGGGCCCTGGTCCGTCATTTGCGAGACAAGGGGGCCCAGCCGGGCCTGATCTCGACCCAAGACTTGGACTTGAAGCGCTTGAAGAAAAAAGTGAAGGCCCTGCCGTCGATGGAAGGGCAGGATCTGGTGAAGGACGTCACCACCGACAAGGCCTACCTGTGGAAGGAGGGCACTTACTCGGTGACCGCCGGCGGAGCCCGCAAGCCCGACGGCAAATTGGCGAAGCGCAAGGTCATCGCCTACGACTTCGGCATCAAGAAAAACATCCTCCGCCACTTGGTCGATGCCGGTTGTGAAGTGAAGGTGGTGCCGGCGGCGACTCCGGCCGAGCAGGTCCTGGCCGAGAAGCCCGACGGCGTGTTTTTGAGCAATGGCCCCGGCGATCCGGCGGCGGTGACCTACGCCATCGAGAACGCCAGGAAGCTGGTCGGCAAGGTTCCGGTCTTCGGCATCTGCCTGGGCCACCAGATCCTGGGCCTGGCCTTGGGCGCCAAGACCTACAAGCTCAAGTTCGGCCACCGCGGCGGCAACCAGCCGGTGAAGAACCTCAAGACCGGCCAAGTCGAGATCACCGCTCAGAACCACGGCTTCGCGATCGACCCCGAATCGCTCAAGAAGGCGGGGGTCATGACCCACCTCCACCTGAACGACAAGACGGTCTCGGGCTTCTGCAAGGAGGACGAGGATGTCCTGGCGGTGCAGTACCACCCCGAATCCTCGCCGGGGCCTCACGACTCGCTGTATCTCTTTGAAGAGTTTAGAAAGATGATGGACCAGAACCATGCCTAAACGTAGCGACCTCAAAAAAATCATGCTCATCGGCAGCGGCCCCATCGTCATCGGCCAGGCCTGCGAATTCGACTACTCCGGAGTCCAGGCCATCAAGGCCCTCAAGGAAGACGGCTACCAGGTCGTGCTGATCAACTCCAATCCGGCGACGATCATGACCGACCCCGATTTCGCCGACGCCACCTATATCGAGCCGATGACGCCGGAAGTGGTCGGCCGGATCCTCGAGAAGGAGCGGCCCGACGCGATCCTGCCGACCTTGGGCGGCCAGACCGCCCTCAACCTGGCGGTGCGGCTGGGCGAGCTCGGGATCTTGGACAAATACAACGTCGAATTGATCGGCGCCAACCTCAAGGCCATCCGGATGGCCGAGGACCGGGCCGAATTCAAGGCCGCGATGCTTCGAATCGGCGTCGACGTGCCGCGCTCGGGCTTGGCCCACAGCCTGGAGGAGGCGCTGGAGGTGGTGAAGGAAGTCGGCTTTCCGGCCATCATCCGCCCGGCCTTCACCCTGGGCGGAACCGGCGGCAGCGTCGCCTATAACAAGTCGGAGTACCGCGAGAAGGTTCGAGCCGGCCTCGATGCGTCACCGGTGCGTCAATTGTTGATCGAGGAATCGCTGCTCGGCTGGAAGGAATTCGAGCTCGAGGTGATGCGCGACACCAAGGACAACGTCGTCATTATCTGCTCGATCGAAAACCTCGACCCGATGGGCGTCCACACCGGCGACAGCATCACGATCGCGCCGGCCCAGACCCTGACCGACAAGGAATACCAGCGGCTGCGCGACGCTTCGCTCAAGATCATCCGGGCCATCGGCGTCGACACCGGCGGCTCCAACATCCAATTCGCGGTCAATCCCAAGACCGGCCGCTTCACCGCCATCGAGATGAATCCCCGGGTTTCGCGCTCCAGCGCCCTGGCCTCCAAGGCCACCGGCTTCCCGATCGCCAAGATCGCGACCAAGCTGGCGGTGGGCTACACCCTGGACGAGATTCTGAACGACATCACCCGCTACACGCCGGCGGCCTTCGAGCCGACCATCGACTACGTCGTCACCAAGGTCCCGCGCTTCACCTTCGAGAAATTCCCCACCGCCGACGCCACCCTCACCACCCAGATGAAATCGGTCGGCGAGGCCATGGCCATCGGCCGCACCTTCAAGGAGAGCTTCCAGAAAGCCCTGCGCTCGCTGGAGATCGGCAGCGCCGGC
It contains:
- the carA gene encoding glutamine-hydrolyzing carbamoyl-phosphate synthase small subunit; translation: MLLKKDRAILMLQDGTTFEGSSFGYEGDAGGEVVFNTSMVGYQEILTDPSYKGQIVTMTYPMIGNYGVNDEDIESAVPQVEGFIVKEYSRVYSNYRASESLGDYLKRHKIPGIEGIDTRALVRHLRDKGAQPGLISTQDLDLKRLKKKVKALPSMEGQDLVKDVTTDKAYLWKEGTYSVTAGGARKPDGKLAKRKVIAYDFGIKKNILRHLVDAGCEVKVVPAATPAEQVLAEKPDGVFLSNGPGDPAAVTYAIENARKLVGKVPVFGICLGHQILGLALGAKTYKLKFGHRGGNQPVKNLKTGQVEITAQNHGFAIDPESLKKAGVMTHLHLNDKTVSGFCKEDEDVLAVQYHPESSPGPHDSLYLFEEFRKMMDQNHA
- the carB gene encoding carbamoyl-phosphate synthase large subunit — protein: MPKRSDLKKIMLIGSGPIVIGQACEFDYSGVQAIKALKEDGYQVVLINSNPATIMTDPDFADATYIEPMTPEVVGRILEKERPDAILPTLGGQTALNLAVRLGELGILDKYNVELIGANLKAIRMAEDRAEFKAAMLRIGVDVPRSGLAHSLEEALEVVKEVGFPAIIRPAFTLGGTGGSVAYNKSEYREKVRAGLDASPVRQLLIEESLLGWKEFELEVMRDTKDNVVIICSIENLDPMGVHTGDSITIAPAQTLTDKEYQRLRDASLKIIRAIGVDTGGSNIQFAVNPKTGRFTAIEMNPRVSRSSALASKATGFPIAKIATKLAVGYTLDEILNDITRYTPAAFEPTIDYVVTKVPRFTFEKFPTADATLTTQMKSVGEAMAIGRTFKESFQKALRSLEIGSAGFEPKIRGKLDAKSKKLLVEKLKVPNAERIWYVADAMRHGFSDAEIFKLSAIDPWFLAQIRDIVDAEKELKKQAKKVSTQAFQPLLREAKEMGFSDKRLAELLGKDPRQIRALRKKAKIEPVYKRVDTCAAEFEAYTPYLYSTYEREDEAEVTKKKKIVILGGGPNRIGQGIEFDYCCVHAAMGLSDAGFETIMVNCNPETVSTDYDTSDKLYFEPLTLEDVFEIVEREKPLGVIVQLGGQTPLKLAKPL